In one uncultured Devosia sp. genomic region, the following are encoded:
- a CDS encoding arginyltransferase, with protein sequence MTDQTPETTQLFLTAAMPCPYLPGRQERKLFTHLSGRRASSLHALLSENGFRRSQNLIYRPACEGCNACQSVRIVANEFQPSGRFKRVQAKNDDLAIEVRPTTATSEQYDLFKRYLESRHAGGGMNQMSFVDYEYMVEDTPVQSVLVEYRLRNHPDQTLVAVALTDVMPDGLSMVYSFYDPDLAHRSLGTFLILDHIAQVRSAALNYVYLGYWVKESPKMAYKALYRPLEVQRGTLGWCKLPDDC encoded by the coding sequence ATGACCGACCAGACACCGGAAACCACACAGCTCTTTCTGACCGCCGCCATGCCGTGCCCCTATTTGCCGGGGCGGCAGGAGCGCAAGCTGTTCACCCATTTGTCGGGCCGTCGCGCGTCGAGCCTGCACGCGCTGCTGAGCGAGAATGGTTTTCGCCGTAGCCAGAACCTGATTTATCGCCCGGCCTGCGAGGGCTGCAATGCCTGCCAGTCAGTTCGCATTGTCGCCAACGAATTCCAGCCGTCCGGGCGGTTCAAGCGCGTTCAGGCCAAGAATGACGACCTCGCGATCGAGGTCCGGCCGACCACGGCGACCAGCGAGCAATACGACCTGTTCAAGCGCTATCTGGAGTCGCGCCATGCCGGCGGCGGCATGAACCAGATGAGCTTTGTCGACTATGAATACATGGTCGAGGACACGCCAGTGCAGTCCGTGCTGGTCGAATATCGGCTGCGCAACCATCCCGACCAGACACTGGTGGCCGTTGCGCTGACCGATGTGATGCCCGACGGGCTTTCGATGGTTTATTCCTTCTATGATCCGGATTTAGCGCATCGGAGCCTGGGGACGTTCCTGATCCTGGACCATATTGCCCAGGTTCGATCGGCGGCGCTCAATTATGTCTACCTCGGTTATTGGGTGAAAGAATCGCCCAAAATGGCGTATAAGGCGCTGTATCGGCCGCTTGAAGTACAGCGCGGCACGCTGGGCTGGTGCAAGCTACCCGACGATTGCTGA
- the parC gene encoding DNA topoisomerase IV subunit A, with amino-acid sequence MSDSDTLPPADDQRVVDLKQAIEERYLSYALSTITQRALPDVRDGLKPVHRRIIHAMRLLKLDPGQGYKKSARIVGDVIGKFHPHGDASIYDALVRLAQDFALRYPLVDGQGNFGNIDGDSAAAMRYTESRMTDVATRLLEGITENAIDFKPTYDGEDEEPIVLPSNFPNLLANGSTGIAVGMATSIPPHNVVELCNAALKIIQQPDIAVAELLHRLPEGVTREDDKPGMDDLIRGPDFPTGGILVETSSAIAHAYETGRGSFRTRAKWEIEESARGVYLIVVTEIPYGVQKSRLVEKIAELLLAKKLPLLKDVRDESSDDIRLVLEPRARTVDAVILMEQLFKTTDLETRFPLNLNVLDRGAVPKVMNLAQTLKAWLEHRKEVLVRRSTHRLEQIAHRLEVLAGYIIAYLNLDEVIRIIREEDDAKASLMATFELTDVQAEAILNMRLRSLRKLEEIELRKEHADLTEEQGQLNALLASDKRQWGNITKEIEALKKAYPMFNADGTPHALGARRTRLGSASGADLSDVAEAFIEREPITVILSEKGWIRAPRGHAVEVNDEKGFKAGDRLKLSIKCETTDKLLMLTTGGKVYTLGGDKLPGGRGQGEPVRIMVDIEEGQDIVDIFVYKPGNKRIVASTTGYGFIVGEDEMIANTRKGKQILNVTAPAEAALLVPVNGDRVAIIGQNRKLLVFPLSQLAEMGRGKGVRLQRYKDGGVSDLKTFYAADGLTWQDSSGRTYTKPMEELTDWLGDRATAGRQPPNGFPRNNRFIG; translated from the coding sequence ATGTCTGATAGCGATACCCTCCCGCCTGCCGACGACCAGCGCGTCGTCGACCTCAAGCAGGCCATCGAGGAGCGGTACCTCTCTTACGCTCTGTCGACCATCACCCAGCGCGCCCTGCCGGACGTGCGCGATGGGTTGAAGCCCGTGCATCGCCGCATCATCCACGCCATGCGCCTGCTCAAGCTCGATCCGGGCCAGGGCTACAAGAAGTCCGCGCGTATCGTCGGCGACGTGATCGGTAAGTTCCATCCCCATGGCGACGCCTCGATCTACGACGCCCTGGTGCGCCTGGCGCAGGATTTCGCGCTGCGCTATCCGCTGGTCGATGGGCAGGGCAATTTCGGCAATATCGACGGCGATAGCGCCGCGGCCATGCGCTATACCGAAAGCCGCATGACCGACGTGGCGACGCGTCTGCTCGAAGGCATCACCGAGAATGCCATCGACTTCAAGCCGACCTATGACGGCGAGGACGAAGAGCCGATCGTGCTCCCGTCCAACTTCCCCAATCTTCTGGCCAATGGTTCGACCGGTATCGCCGTGGGCATGGCGACGTCCATTCCGCCGCACAATGTGGTGGAACTCTGCAATGCGGCGCTGAAAATCATCCAGCAGCCCGACATTGCCGTCGCCGAACTGCTGCATCGCCTGCCCGAAGGCGTGACGCGCGAAGACGACAAGCCGGGCATGGATGACCTGATCCGCGGCCCTGACTTCCCGACCGGCGGCATCCTGGTCGAGACGTCCTCGGCCATTGCCCATGCCTATGAAACCGGCCGCGGCTCCTTCCGCACCCGCGCCAAGTGGGAGATCGAGGAAAGCGCCCGCGGCGTCTATCTGATCGTCGTCACCGAAATTCCCTATGGCGTGCAGAAGTCGCGCCTCGTCGAAAAGATCGCCGAACTGTTGCTGGCCAAGAAGCTCCCGCTGCTCAAGGACGTGCGCGACGAGTCTTCCGACGATATCCGCCTGGTGCTCGAGCCGCGTGCCCGCACAGTCGATGCCGTCATCCTGATGGAGCAGCTGTTCAAGACCACCGATCTTGAAACGCGCTTCCCGCTCAATCTCAACGTGCTCGACCGGGGCGCGGTGCCCAAGGTCATGAACCTGGCACAGACCCTCAAGGCCTGGCTGGAGCATCGCAAGGAAGTCCTGGTTCGTCGCTCGACGCACCGGCTCGAGCAGATCGCGCACCGCCTTGAAGTCCTGGCCGGCTATATCATCGCCTATCTCAACCTCGACGAGGTGATCCGCATCATCCGCGAGGAGGACGATGCCAAGGCCTCGCTGATGGCGACCTTCGAGCTGACCGACGTGCAGGCCGAAGCCATCCTCAACATGCGCCTGCGTTCGTTGCGCAAGCTCGAGGAAATCGAACTCCGCAAGGAGCATGCCGATCTGACCGAGGAGCAGGGCCAGCTCAATGCGCTGCTCGCTTCCGACAAGAGGCAGTGGGGCAATATCACCAAGGAAATCGAGGCCCTCAAGAAGGCTTATCCGATGTTCAACGCCGATGGCACGCCGCACGCCCTGGGCGCGCGGCGGACCCGGCTTGGCTCGGCTTCGGGCGCCGACCTGTCCGATGTCGCCGAAGCCTTCATCGAACGCGAGCCGATCACCGTCATCCTCTCCGAAAAGGGCTGGATCCGCGCGCCGCGCGGCCACGCTGTCGAGGTCAACGACGAAAAGGGTTTCAAGGCCGGCGACCGGCTGAAGCTCTCGATCAAATGCGAGACCACCGACAAGCTGCTGATGCTGACCACCGGCGGCAAGGTCTATACGCTCGGCGGCGACAAGCTGCCCGGCGGGCGCGGCCAGGGCGAGCCGGTCCGCATCATGGTCGATATCGAGGAAGGCCAGGATATCGTCGATATCTTCGTCTACAAGCCGGGCAACAAGCGCATCGTCGCCTCGACCACCGGTTATGGCTTCATCGTCGGCGAAGACGAGATGATCGCCAATACCCGCAAGGGCAAGCAGATCCTCAACGTCACCGCCCCGGCCGAAGCGGCCCTGCTGGTCCCAGTCAACGGCGATCGCGTCGCCATCATCGGCCAGAACCGCAAGCTGCTGGTCTTCCCGCTCAGCCAATTGGCCGAGATGGGCCGTGGCAAGGGCGTCCGCCTGCAGCGCTACAAGGATGGCGGCGTCTCCGACCTCAAGACCTTCTACGCCGCCGACGGGCTGACCTGGCAGGACAGTTCCGGCCGCACCTATACCAAGCCGATGGAAGAGCTGACCGACTGGCTGGGCGACCGCGCCACCGCCGGCCGCCAACCGCCCAACGGCTTCCCGCGGAATAATCGTTTCATCGGGTAG
- the glyA gene encoding serine hydroxymethyltransferase: protein MTNATNSSLFPNFFTNSVAETDPELAQAISNERTRQQDEIELIASENIVSQAVLEAQGSVLTNKYAEGYPGKRYYGGCQYVDVAESLAIERAKQLFGVAHANVQPNSGSQANQGVYQALIQPGDTILGMSLDAGGHLTHGAKPNQSGKWFNAIQYGLRKQDGLVDMDQVRQLAREHKPKMIVAGFSAYSRVMDWAEFRAIADEVGAILFVDMAHVAGLVAGGQYPSPFPHAHVATTTTHKTLRGPRGGLILTNDDDIAKKINSAIFPGIQGGPLMHVIAAKAVAFKEALQPEFKTYAAQVVANAKVLAETLVKGGVDIVSKGTDNHLMLVDLRPKGLTGKATEQALERAHITCNKNAVPFDPEKPAITSGIRLGTPAGTSRGFGEAEFKLIGELIIEVLDGLKENGDDNNGAVEAAVRAKVKTLTDRFPIYAN from the coding sequence ATGACCAACGCCACCAATTCCTCGCTTTTCCCGAATTTCTTCACCAATTCCGTGGCGGAGACCGACCCGGAACTGGCGCAGGCGATCAGCAACGAGCGCACCCGCCAGCAGGACGAAATCGAGCTCATCGCTTCCGAGAACATCGTCTCGCAAGCCGTTCTGGAAGCTCAGGGTTCTGTGCTGACCAACAAGTATGCCGAAGGCTATCCCGGCAAGCGCTACTATGGCGGTTGCCAGTATGTGGACGTGGCTGAAAGCCTCGCCATCGAGCGCGCCAAGCAGCTCTTCGGCGTTGCCCACGCCAACGTGCAGCCCAACTCCGGCTCGCAGGCCAACCAGGGCGTCTATCAGGCGCTGATCCAGCCCGGCGATACGATCCTGGGCATGTCGCTCGACGCCGGCGGTCACCTGACCCACGGCGCCAAGCCCAACCAGTCCGGCAAGTGGTTCAACGCCATCCAGTACGGCCTGCGCAAGCAGGACGGCCTGGTCGATATGGATCAGGTTCGTCAGCTCGCCCGCGAGCACAAGCCCAAGATGATCGTGGCCGGTTTCTCCGCCTATTCGCGCGTCATGGACTGGGCCGAGTTCCGCGCCATCGCCGATGAAGTGGGCGCCATCCTCTTCGTCGACATGGCCCATGTGGCCGGTCTCGTCGCCGGCGGCCAGTATCCGAGCCCGTTCCCGCATGCCCATGTCGCCACCACGACCACGCACAAGACCCTGCGCGGCCCGCGCGGCGGCCTGATCCTGACCAATGACGACGACATCGCCAAGAAGATCAACTCGGCCATCTTCCCCGGCATTCAGGGCGGCCCCTTGATGCATGTCATCGCGGCAAAGGCCGTGGCCTTCAAGGAAGCGCTGCAGCCCGAGTTCAAGACCTATGCGGCTCAGGTTGTCGCCAATGCCAAGGTGCTGGCCGAAACGCTGGTCAAGGGTGGCGTCGATATCGTCTCCAAGGGTACGGACAACCATCTGATGCTGGTCGATCTGCGCCCCAAGGGCCTGACCGGCAAGGCGACCGAGCAGGCGCTCGAGCGGGCGCACATCACCTGCAACAAGAACGCCGTGCCCTTCGATCCGGAAAAGCCCGCGATCACCTCGGGCATTCGCCTGGGCACGCCGGCTGGTACGTCGCGCGGCTTCGGCGAGGCCGAATTCAAGCTCATCGGTGAACTCATCATCG
- a CDS encoding L,D-transpeptidase family protein produces MDRRSLLKYSALAGASLAMPALARGQESIFDMMNRGNVLRSVDKDSNIAAAQALIATNEPILSYDTVHNLQLAISQYEPFVANGGWEEVPQETFRLSIGKSGTGVIPLKRRLISSGDMALVPNVNDLFDEQTDRGLRTFQARHGLIINGQVDEPTWYALNVPAATRLQQLYLNFTRVQGMAANLNPRYVVVNIPAATIEAVNDGMVEQRHTAVVGRVERATPIMASKVSQINFNPYWHVPKSLVRQDLTKYMMENPNYLAEQNIFIYDGSGNKVDPSTINWANITDQQVGYMYRQEPGAANSMGHCKINFFNPYDCYLHDTPTKALFGENARFHSSGCVRVEGVNQLVNWLLRDNGDWDQTKVDTTFESLQRLDVECKARVPLHTTYITAWANRQGTVSFRDDVYKFDEQGKVTFEQA; encoded by the coding sequence TTGGATAGACGTTCCTTGCTGAAGTATTCGGCTCTTGCCGGTGCTTCCCTGGCAATGCCGGCGTTGGCGCGCGGGCAGGAATCTATTTTCGACATGATGAACCGTGGCAATGTGCTGCGGAGCGTCGACAAGGACAGCAATATTGCGGCGGCCCAGGCCCTGATCGCCACCAATGAGCCGATCCTGTCCTATGACACGGTGCACAATCTTCAGCTGGCGATCTCCCAGTATGAACCCTTCGTCGCCAATGGCGGTTGGGAAGAGGTGCCCCAGGAAACCTTCCGGCTCAGCATCGGCAAGTCCGGCACGGGTGTGATCCCGCTCAAGCGCCGCCTGATTTCTTCGGGCGACATGGCGCTGGTGCCCAATGTCAACGACCTGTTCGACGAGCAGACCGATCGCGGCCTGCGCACCTTCCAGGCTCGCCATGGCCTGATCATCAATGGTCAGGTGGACGAGCCGACCTGGTATGCGCTCAACGTTCCGGCCGCGACGCGCCTCCAGCAGCTCTATCTGAACTTCACGCGCGTCCAGGGCATGGCCGCAAATCTGAACCCGCGCTATGTGGTGGTGAACATTCCGGCCGCGACGATCGAAGCCGTCAACGACGGCATGGTCGAGCAGCGTCACACGGCGGTGGTTGGTCGCGTCGAACGCGCCACCCCGATCATGGCCTCCAAGGTTAGCCAGATCAACTTCAACCCCTATTGGCATGTGCCCAAGTCGCTGGTCCGTCAGGACCTGACCAAGTATATGATGGAAAACCCCAACTACCTGGCCGAGCAGAATATTTTCATCTACGACGGCTCGGGCAACAAGGTCGATCCGTCCACGATCAACTGGGCCAACATCACCGATCAGCAGGTTGGCTACATGTACCGCCAGGAACCTGGCGCAGCCAATTCCATGGGCCACTGCAAGATCAACTTCTTCAATCCCTACGATTGCTACCTGCACGACACGCCGACCAAGGCGCTGTTTGGCGAAAATGCTCGTTTCCACTCGTCCGGCTGCGTCCGCGTCGAGGGCGTCAACCAGCTGGTCAACTGGCTGCTGCGCGACAATGGCGATTGGGACCAGACCAAGGTCGACACCACCTTCGAGTCGCTGCAGCGCCTCGACGTGGAATGCAAGGCCCGCGTGCCGCTGCACACGACCTATATCACCGCCTGGGCCAACCGTCAGGGTACGGTCAGCTTCCGTGACGACGTCTACAAGTTCGACGAGCAGGGCAAGGTTACGTTCGAACAGGCTTAA
- a CDS encoding RDD family protein, protein MYQTDTARPALPDPDTAPELFEGVLTRRVSAFIIDLVIMGAMILGFSLVGLVAGFLTFGLAWLALVFVVPVTILLYYTATLGSNRRATVGMQMMDIVLTPTRGQPLDGWMALIHAGVFWLTTWISWPISLAFALFTPRRQMIHDLVVGTLMVRRSPMVRHWQGRSYRG, encoded by the coding sequence ATGTATCAGACCGACACCGCACGCCCCGCCCTGCCCGATCCCGACACCGCCCCTGAGCTGTTCGAGGGTGTTCTGACACGACGGGTTTCGGCCTTCATCATCGACCTGGTCATCATGGGCGCCATGATCCTGGGCTTCAGCCTGGTCGGGCTGGTCGCCGGTTTCCTGACCTTTGGTCTTGCCTGGCTGGCGCTGGTGTTTGTCGTGCCGGTGACGATTCTGCTCTACTACACCGCAACGCTGGGCTCGAACCGCCGCGCGACCGTTGGCATGCAGATGATGGATATCGTGCTGACGCCGACGCGCGGGCAGCCGCTTGATGGCTGGATGGCGCTTATCCATGCCGGCGTATTCTGGCTCACCACTTGGATTTCCTGGCCGATCTCGCTGGCCTTCGCGCTGTTCACACCGCGCCGGCAGATGATCCATGACCTGGTGGTCGGCACGCTGATGGTGCGTCGCTCGCCCATGGTTCGGCACTGGCAGGGGCGTTCCTATCGCGGTTAA
- a CDS encoding serine hydroxymethyltransferase translates to MADGEVYFEFVQVGQQMRVAAIDVATAVEVIVITPVTASKYQMQQMALNKLRKKLSETSQEAPRKLF, encoded by the coding sequence ATGGCTGACGGTGAAGTCTATTTCGAATTCGTGCAGGTCGGCCAGCAGATGCGGGTCGCCGCCATCGATGTTGCGACGGCCGTGGAAGTCATCGTCATCACGCCCGTCACCGCCAGCAAATACCAGATGCAGCAGATGGCGCTGAACAAGCTGCGCAAGAAACTGAGCGAGACGTCTCAGGAAGCGCCTCGCAAGCTGTTTTAA
- the hemB gene encoding porphobilinogen synthase has protein sequence MTETWHKHDMEFLGGRRLRRSRRTAWSRAMVRENVLTPADLIWPLFVIEGQNERTQIKTMPGVERLSVDLCVEAAKAARDAGIPALALFPNTPDHLRSSNGAEAYNPDNLMCRALSAIKSAVPEIGLIADVALDEYSSDGQDGLVRDGEILNDETIAVMIKSALVQAKAGADIIAPSDMMDGRVAAIREALDGEGHDAVQVMAYAAKYASFYYGPFREAVGTGSRLVGDKRTYQMDYANSDEALREIEQDIAEGADSVMVKPGLPYLDIVRRAKDNFNIPIYAYQVSGEYAMIEMAAAAGAINREGAILESLYAFKRAGANGVLTYFALEVARKLSA, from the coding sequence ATGACCGAGACCTGGCACAAGCACGACATGGAATTCCTGGGTGGCCGCCGCTTGCGCCGCAGCCGTCGCACGGCATGGAGCCGCGCCATGGTGCGCGAGAACGTGCTGACGCCGGCCGACCTGATCTGGCCGCTATTCGTCATCGAGGGGCAGAACGAGCGCACGCAGATCAAGACCATGCCGGGCGTCGAGCGGCTGAGCGTCGATCTCTGCGTGGAAGCGGCCAAGGCTGCGCGCGATGCGGGCATTCCGGCGCTGGCGCTGTTTCCCAACACGCCAGACCATCTGCGCAGCAGCAATGGGGCCGAGGCGTATAATCCGGACAATCTGATGTGCCGGGCGCTGAGCGCCATCAAGTCGGCCGTGCCCGAGATCGGGCTCATTGCCGATGTGGCGCTCGATGAATATTCCAGCGACGGCCAGGACGGGCTGGTACGGGATGGCGAAATCCTCAACGACGAGACGATCGCGGTGATGATCAAGTCGGCGCTGGTTCAGGCCAAGGCCGGTGCCGACATCATCGCCCCCTCGGACATGATGGACGGCCGTGTCGCTGCCATTCGCGAGGCGCTGGATGGCGAAGGCCATGACGCGGTGCAGGTCATGGCCTATGCCGCCAAATATGCTTCCTTCTATTACGGCCCATTCCGCGAGGCCGTCGGCACCGGCAGCCGCCTCGTGGGGGACAAGCGCACCTATCAGATGGACTATGCCAATTCGGACGAGGCGCTGCGCGAGATCGAGCAGGATATCGCCGAGGGCGCTGACAGCGTGATGGTCAAGCCGGGCTTGCCGTATCTGGATATCGTGCGGCGGGCCAAGGACAATTTCAACATCCCGATCTACGCCTATCAGGTGAGTGGCGAATACGCGATGATCGAGATGGCGGCTGCGGCCGGCGCGATCAACCGCGAGGGCGCTATCCTTGAAAGCCTCTACGCCTTCAAGCGGGCTGGAGCCAATGGCGTTCTCACGTACTTTGCGCTGGAAGTTGCGCGCAAGCTCAGCGCGTAA
- a CDS encoding Dabb family protein, with amino-acid sequence MIRHCVFVKFRSGVSKDERAEIYAGLAALVGQIDGLISADFGPNVSPEGLAQGFDDGFIMDLEDEAARDRYLVDPAHKAAGAKLVAALEGGRDGLIVFDLRID; translated from the coding sequence ATGATCCGTCACTGCGTCTTCGTGAAATTCCGGTCCGGCGTCAGCAAGGATGAGCGGGCCGAGATCTATGCCGGCCTCGCCGCCCTTGTGGGGCAGATCGACGGCCTGATCTCGGCCGACTTCGGTCCCAATGTTTCCCCCGAGGGTCTGGCGCAGGGTTTCGACGACGGTTTCATCATGGACCTCGAAGACGAAGCCGCGCGTGATCGATATCTCGTCGACCCAGCCCACAAGGCCGCCGGTGCAAAACTCGTTGCGGCGCTAGAGGGTGGCCGCGATGGGCTGATCGTTTTTGATCTCAGGATCGATTAG
- a CDS encoding MarR family winged helix-turn-helix transcriptional regulator, producing MAIKSNAAEAIVPERPQSLKPLYLEAVSRVERLHRRLLDLIKDEFDRMGWDDINPVQALLMFNIGDAELTAGELRSRGYYLGSNVSYNLKKLVETGYIFQERSRSDRRSVRIKLTPKGEEVAEVIDELYDRHLKSIDKVGGLGDDEFDGLNKALARLERFWVDQILYKL from the coding sequence ATGGCAATCAAATCCAACGCAGCCGAGGCAATCGTCCCGGAACGTCCCCAGAGCCTGAAGCCGCTTTATCTGGAAGCTGTTTCCCGTGTAGAGCGCCTTCATCGCCGACTCCTCGACCTGATCAAGGACGAGTTCGACCGCATGGGTTGGGATGACATCAATCCCGTCCAGGCTCTGTTGATGTTCAATATCGGCGATGCCGAGCTGACCGCTGGTGAGCTGCGGAGCCGCGGTTACTACCTGGGCTCCAACGTCTCGTATAATCTCAAGAAACTGGTCGAAACCGGCTATATCTTCCAGGAGCGTTCGCGTTCCGACCGTCGCTCGGTCCGCATCAAGCTGACTCCTAAGGGCGAGGAAGTGGCTGAAGTGATCGACGAGCTCTATGACCGTCACCTCAAGTCGATCGACAAGGTCGGTGGCCTGGGCGACGACGAGTTCGACGGCCTTAACAAGGCTCTCGCCCGTCTCGAGCGCTTCTGGGTCGACCAGATCCTCTACAAGCTCTAA
- a CDS encoding endonuclease/exonuclease/phosphatase family protein, producing MSVIFKLIRLGFVLGALGVVTLSVMALFGFAVPVFDLFNHAQIFLLPGTFLALLILAVALRGKVRMAALAYGLVGFVASASIILPEGYAAMQPRPAAPATGTVRMMTHNLFGMNYEMAQVTEAILAEDPDIIVFQEYFGEQSTDLHPLLVSRYPYFVHCRGGKRANLGLYSRIPFEQELDGACPDNAYGTARTAHIIAKFAEPDGDQFTVITTHMDWPIPVSRQQEQLGALSEVLDTIEGPLVLAGDFNSTAWSYALREFVSGNGLTRQTLNMLTFPMSWFYFGAWRDTLPFLPLDHVMTRGGVVVHDIRTGRPTASDHLPVVFDFSIANRS from the coding sequence ATGTCCGTCATTTTCAAGCTGATCCGGCTGGGCTTCGTTCTGGGTGCCTTGGGTGTGGTGACGCTATCGGTTATGGCGCTGTTCGGCTTTGCCGTTCCGGTCTTCGACCTGTTCAACCACGCGCAGATCTTTCTCCTGCCCGGGACCTTCCTCGCGCTGCTCATTCTCGCCGTCGCGTTGCGTGGCAAGGTGCGGATGGCGGCGCTGGCCTATGGCCTCGTGGGCTTTGTCGCCTCGGCCAGCATCATTCTCCCCGAAGGCTATGCCGCCATGCAGCCGCGACCAGCGGCACCGGCCACCGGAACCGTGCGGATGATGACGCATAATCTGTTCGGCATGAATTACGAGATGGCGCAGGTGACGGAAGCGATCCTGGCCGAGGACCCCGACATCATCGTATTCCAGGAGTATTTCGGCGAGCAATCCACCGATCTCCACCCGCTGCTGGTGAGCCGCTATCCCTATTTCGTCCATTGCCGGGGCGGAAAGCGCGCTAATCTGGGGCTCTATTCACGCATTCCCTTCGAGCAAGAGTTGGACGGTGCCTGCCCGGACAACGCCTATGGCACGGCACGGACGGCCCATATCATCGCCAAATTCGCCGAACCCGACGGCGACCAGTTCACCGTCATCACCACCCATATGGACTGGCCCATCCCCGTCTCGCGTCAACAGGAACAGCTTGGCGCCCTTTCGGAGGTGCTGGACACGATCGAGGGACCGCTGGTGCTGGCGGGCGACTTCAACTCGACCGCATGGTCCTATGCCCTGCGCGAATTCGTTTCCGGCAATGGACTGACACGGCAAACGCTCAACATGCTGACCTTCCCGATGAGCTGGTTCTATTTCGGGGCTTGGCGCGACACCCTGCCCTTCCTGCCGCTCGACCATGTGATGACGCGCGGCGGCGTGGTCGTGCATGACATTCGCACCGGACGCCCGACCGCCAGCGATCACCTGCCGGTGGTGTTCGATTTCTCGATCGCTAATCGATCCTGA
- the recO gene encoding DNA repair protein RecO, translating into MEWTAEALLIGVRRHGESSVIAEAMVAGRGRCAGLVRGGRSPKLAAALQPGNTLQLTWRARLEDQLGIFSVELLHARAAELIVDRTRLYLSQTVCELLHLLPERDPHDRLLGMAVRLIDSNPPDGAAFAKFELALLDDLGFGLDLTTCAATGVTEDLTHVSPRSGRAVSRAAAQPYLDRLLPLPSFLAGRGNASPHAVGDALRLTGHFLDAHVWTQRQIARPPMRDVLIEEFERDGE; encoded by the coding sequence ATGGAATGGACCGCTGAAGCGCTGTTGATCGGTGTTCGCCGCCACGGCGAGAGCAGCGTTATTGCCGAGGCCATGGTGGCCGGGCGCGGGCGTTGCGCCGGTCTTGTCCGCGGCGGTCGCTCGCCAAAGCTGGCGGCTGCCTTGCAGCCGGGCAATACGCTTCAGCTGACATGGCGCGCCCGCCTCGAAGACCAGCTTGGCATCTTTTCGGTCGAATTGCTCCACGCCCGCGCCGCCGAGCTGATCGTTGATCGCACCCGGCTCTATCTCAGCCAGACCGTCTGCGAACTGCTCCACCTCTTGCCCGAGCGTGATCCGCATGACCGCCTGCTCGGCATGGCGGTGCGCCTCATCGACAGCAATCCGCCCGATGGCGCCGCCTTCGCCAAGTTTGAGCTGGCCCTGCTCGACGACCTCGGTTTTGGCCTCGACCTCACCACCTGCGCGGCCACCGGCGTCACCGAGGACCTCACCCATGTCTCGCCCAGGTCGGGCAGGGCGGTTTCCCGCGCGGCAGCCCAGCCCTATCTCGACCGCCTCCTGCCGCTCCCCAGCTTCCTCGCCGGCCGCGGCAATGCCTCGCCTCATGCGGTCGGAGATGCTCTGCGGCTGACCGGGCATTTTCTCGACGCCCATGTGTGGACCCAGCGGCAGATCGCGCGGCCACCAATGCGGGATGTGCTGATCGAAGAGTTCGAACGCGACGGGGAGTAA
- a CDS encoding BA14K family protein: MTALRTGILGAALTSAMAVATVVPAQAQFSANFNYGQRAQVIETYCDRYPNDYDCQGYYGGRWSDRDYDRFYSTRRSQIDPIASGLFGLAFGAILGGALANGNNNSGGDRVIGRVTGDGYSGHVAACYARYRSYDEETDTFMGYDGIRRRCNL; this comes from the coding sequence ATGACAGCCCTTCGTACCGGCATTCTCGGCGCCGCCCTCACCTCGGCCATGGCCGTCGCCACCGTCGTCCCCGCCCAGGCGCAGTTCAGCGCCAATTTCAACTATGGCCAGCGGGCTCAAGTCATCGAGACCTATTGTGACCGCTACCCTAACGATTACGATTGCCAGGGATATTATGGCGGACGTTGGTCTGACCGGGACTATGACCGCTTCTATTCGACCCGCCGCAGCCAGATCGACCCGATCGCGTCAGGCCTTTTCGGTCTTGCCTTTGGCGCGATCCTCGGTGGCGCCTTGGCCAACGGCAACAATAATAGCGGTGGTGACCGGGTCATCGGTCGCGTAACCGGCGACGGCTACAGCGGCCATGTGGCGGCCTGCTACGCCCGCTATCGGTCTTATGACGAAGAAACCGATACATTCATGGGCTATGACGGCATCCGCCGCCGCTGCAATCTGTAA